TAATTTAGAGATCGAGTTTATTGAATATTTTACCGATGAGCGCGTACTTAGAAATGATTACAGCCAATAGAGTGGCATAGCATACTGACAAAAAAGGAGAGAATACCATTTCTCTCCTTTGTCTATTTCGTAAGTGGGTGCTTTATCAAGATCTAAACGAAGTTTAGGAGTAATTAACTCATTATTCTGAAGTAGAAATAACACTTGATATAATTCTTTTGAACCAGTAAAAATACTTTATCCGATATTTTAATTACACTCAGCATTTCTTGTTGAAAAGGCAAGTGTATTTTTATTATGTAATTATATGTTTGATAGATATTGAAAAATTTATTATAGATGCATAAATAAAAACAGATGCGTTAGGTGTTCAATATTTCATTTTTATAAAAAGTCGCAAAATTAATTTATAAAATTAAATTCGATGTTTTTTATAATATGTATAACCAAGAGCATATTTATGCATATTAGTTTGGAGGCAGTAAATCAATGTCAATAGATTTAATAATCTATATCAATACCAGTTCAATGGTTGAACTGGTATGAATTATACTAATTATTTTTCTAATGAAATATCTGTTTTATTGATCGAGAGAAATGGTGTGATACATTTAGTGAACTCTATCAATTGTTGATGCGGGACCTCCCCAATTTCTTGACTACTTCCATCTGTAACACTGAAATCTTTTATTGTAGTTTTACCATTTTTGACATCAAAATTGATAGCCATACGATAACTATCATTGGGCAAACTACTTGCACATTGTGTAATTGACTTCATTTGTGTATCTGTTGTTTGTGCATGACCAATGATAGGCACTAATAAAAATAATAAAGCGAGATGTTGTTTCATTGTTGTATTCCTTTTGATAACGATAAATGCGTATTTTGTGTCTTCTTGCCTTAGCTGTGACGTAATCTACTCCATTCCTATTCGTTATTGCAATAAATATTTATTGTTTTTCGATAATTTTATATTGTTAAGTAATAGTGGGAATGAAAGAGAACGTGTTAAGATTAGCTGAATAGTTAAGATGAAATTTATATCGGAAGAGTGTGCGAAAATGTTTATAAGAACAATCAGTGCGCATTTATAAAAATAGTGCTATTTAATCGTATTTTGTAAGTTGAAGAAGTGTTGGTTGTTATAGTCTGCATGAAACACTTAATTTATAGAGGTGTATTTTCCGGTAGTTAAAAATGAGTTTATGTATGACTGGGACTATAAATGTGAAATATTTGACTCAAAAAAATATGTGGAAATAAGTAATTTCACAGATAATCACGCTTTCTTTTTCTTTAATAGTATTTCAAAAAATATATTGTTTTCATATAAAAATACTTCTTATTGAGTCAATTAAACTTACAGGGAGTTATACTATGAAAATAAAGACTTTATTGTTTTGCGTTATAGTGATTTCAAGTGTAATTACACCAACTAAAGCACATTACCTTGGTTACGAGCATATCTATTCAATGTTTGATAAGTCTAACCAATATATTGAAATCGTTCGTTCAATGGATGATCTTGAACAAATACTTTATTGTTTAGACGCAGATTTGTCGACAGGAGTGCGATCAATCTCTTTATTACGTAGTGGGAAGTATGTTTATCGTAGTCATAACAACTCCAATATAACGGTGATTGAATATGATAAAGAAACGGGATATTTTTCATCTAAAACCAATGGTTATGATATATCAAAGAAAGAAAAAGTCACTATACGTCATGTTTTAGGAACTGTTGTTCGACAAGGAAATACATTGACTTTTACACATATAATTAGAGGTCATAATTTACTTCCAGTTAATAAAAAATTAATTATTGATGTCGTTGAAGGTAATTTAGCCATTAAAGATTTAGTGGGTGATAACATGAGGACTTACACAAAAGTTTTGGAATCTTCTCCGTTAAAGTAAGATTACATGTCTGCCTGACTTTTCACGACAATAATTTGAACATTATCACGTTTTTTACATAAACTCTTATTTTAGTGAAATACTTTGTGTTCATTCACGGTTCTATTTATCGATATCTCAGTTTGAAAGGAAGAAACTAAAATTAGTTAAACATAGTAAAGATGTAATGGTAACAAATGATAAGGCTCGTGAAATGTACTTCCAAATTTAGTTGTCACGTTTTGGGTTTAAGTGTCTATAGAGGAATAAAATGAAACGCCATAATGGTTTTACTTTAATTGAGATGATCATCGTTATAGTCATTTTAGGGATATTGTCGATTGCGGCAGCGCCTCGTTTTTTTGATATCATCAGTCAAGCTCGGATAGCAACACTTCAGGGAATAAAGGGGTCTATGCAAGGAGCCGCTGATATTGCAAATGCTAAATCACTTATAGAGAATATAACTGATGGATTTCTGAGCAATGGGGTTAAGATCGTGCATGGTTATCCAACGGCAGATCCTGATGGCATAATTCTAGCCGTTGATGTTGATGGTGATTTGTTCAAACTTATGATTAAGCCTAGCGATGCTGATATTGCATGGGGGTTCAGCCCAACAGCAACAACTTGCTATGTTGGATACAGTGCTCCTAGCGCGCCTGGTGAAACTGCAACAACAATTGTTAATACTGATTGTTAAAGTAAAGAAACTGATATTATAAATAGATTCCAGAATTGGATTATCGTGATTTCACAACAGTTATAAATTGTAGATTTTTACAGTTTCTCTCAGTGTCTATTTGATCGTAATAGAATTATTAGATAATGGTTACAAATAACCACCGCAATATCGCGGTGGTCTTGTGAGTTAACTTACTTTAGATATAAAAACTAGCGAATAAGATAATACTTTTCAAAGATCTTATTGGCTTTTCCGCTGATAAGATACTCATAGAATCTGTTTGTCTCTTCCGATACATCATTTCTTTTTGTAATGGTTATAGCTCTATAGATCCTTCTACTTGGTTCTATATTTACGACATCTATTTTTTGAGAATGACTAGCATACCATTCAGGCCAAGAGATCCATGCGTCGGCATAGGTTTTATCAAAATATTTAAACGCGTCGCCGCTTCCTTGTCCCTGATAAATGATCTTCTTTCTAAACTTATGAATATCGTCAAGTTTACCTTCTCTTCCAGCAATATCTTCCCAAATACCAGTCCCTGAAGTCAGTGTATTTAAAGTTTGGTTATTGACTACAACCTTATTTATATCGTCTCTATTAATCAGATCAGAAAAGCTCTCTATCTTATTTGGGTTACCTTTTTGCACTATGATAACCGCTGGTCTTAGATAAATCGCAGATGTACTTTTATTATTAAAGCCATAGTCTTTAAATTGCTCCATCAATGTAAAAGTCACATGTTCTGATGTGCCCCATAAGATATCAGCACCTTTTTGCTGACAATCCGTGCTAATACTTTTCGCGCATTCTTCCCATTTCTTTAGTGGTCCATAAATGATGTTTATTTTCACATCTCTATTTTCATCAAGAGACATGAATGCAGCCGCAGCCTCTTCAAATGCATGATGCGGACCTCCCGCGCCATATACATTAATAGTACCTGCATATGAAGATAAACTTACCGTTGCTATTAGTGCTGTCATCAATATCCGAGAAACCATTAATTACTCCTTTCTCTCAGCTTGTTATAAAGGCTGAGGTAAATGACCGAGTAATGTTATCTCTCATTTCATTGGAATAAGGAAATATATATAGTTTAAAACTAGCTTTATTGAGCTTGAGTGAATTATTTTTAGGGAACACAAGTACCAGCGAGTTCACATGGTGGTAAACCACAATCTTGTGCGTCTTCTGGGCATGTAAGTGTTGATGTACTACAAGCTGTAATAGCAATGGTAAAAAATAGTAGAGCTATAAAGTTTTTTATAATATGTAGCATAATTAGAAATTCTTATAGAGGTTGAATAAAAAGTATTTTTCGTGATGCCGTAGATATGCATCGTACTCTTAGTATTCCTTTTTCGTTAACCAGCTCAAAAAGACCATTCCGTTACATTTATCCCCAATTTGAGTATTGACTTGGTTATGGGGTTCACCTGTGCGATTAAAAAAGAAGTTAACTTCAAATAAGTAGTTTTCGTCTTGTATTTTTTTACATCGTAAGGATACGTTATTAGGTAGAAGTGAATATATGCGACTCACATTAATAGGCGATAATTTATTTTCTTCTATTAGGTTTTTTAATTTTATTATATGGGGAGATATTTTAGGTAAATAGGTATTTGCTTGTGCAAAATATTCTTTTTGATTCAGCCCCGAGCATGTTCCATGTTTTTTCCATTCATGAGACCAAAGTGCGACGCTATTGGGGTAGGCGCGTTGCATCGCTGGATCTTCTTTAAGGTATGAAATTGTTTCTGTTGAAATCTTACAATCTTTAGAAAATGAACATCCTTTGGAATGGTAGCAATGAGATGGATGATAATTTAATACCTTATCATTATCATTGCTGGCTATGTAATAAGGCCAGATACCATGTAGCTTAAATTCATTACTACAAATTTCATTATTACTTACATTATTCGCATGACAGAATGTAGGCATCCAAGTCATTGCTACTACATTGGTGTCGAAACGTCCGCTAGGGGCATGCTCGACAGATACTTCCCATGGGTCGGCTGCATGGGAAGATTGTGCAAAGAGAAAAATAAACGTAACCAAGAATGAATTAATAAGATTGAACACTGGTAAATCTCCATGAATTATTTCTTAGTTGAAAACATATGAAGTAATAATAGGTTGCCTATGGCAACCTATTATCTTATTCATATTTAAATAATTTATTTGTTTAACCCATCAAACATAACAGGTTTTTGCCCCTGAACGATTAATGACCAAGCATTTTGAACGCCATCATAGGTAAAATTCTTTGTGCTGCTGTCTTTAAACCAATAATAAACAGGAAGATCAAAATATGTTAACTGTAACATTTTAATATCTTCATTATAGACGGCGCCAAAATTACTATCGGAAGCCATAATATCTTCTATATTTTCTTGACTAACGACAGCTGCTGGCCAGCGAGCTAAACATGAGCCCAGAGGCCCCTGATCTTCTAATGTCGTGCATTGAGGTTTGGTTGGTGAATTAAGATCTTTTTTGAATGTATAGAGCCCTAACTTTTTATGTCCAACTAAAAGATTACCTCTGTCTGTAGATTCAAAAACGGGATTAGTTTCAAAGTATAATTCATTCGCTAAACTGTTTACGGATGTAATCATTAACAATGAACCTAAAGAAAAAATAATTTTATTCATCATATGACTTTACCTTTCTAAGATTTAATATTTTTATGTTGTAGTCAGACTCAAATATGAAGAATGACTGACACAAGACCGTCTAACGTCCTATCCTGTTGCAGTTCAATATGTAAAAATTTGTTTCAATCAGAAAGAATTCATCTTTTATTTATAAGTAAGGGCACTCATAACAAGATTACGCCATTGTACTTTTGTTAATTGGTTTTATTCGAATGCAGCTCTGCTGTTATTTGATACTTGAATC
The genomic region above belongs to Photobacterium leiognathi and contains:
- a CDS encoding prepilin-type N-terminal cleavage/methylation domain-containing protein yields the protein MKRHNGFTLIEMIIVIVILGILSIAAAPRFFDIISQARIATLQGIKGSMQGAADIANAKSLIENITDGFLSNGVKIVHGYPTADPDGIILAVDVDGDLFKLMIKPSDADIAWGFSPTATTCYVGYSAPSAPGETATTIVNTDC
- a CDS encoding substrate-binding domain-containing protein yields the protein MVSRILMTALIATVSLSSYAGTINVYGAGGPHHAFEEAAAAFMSLDENRDVKINIIYGPLKKWEECAKSISTDCQQKGADILWGTSEHVTFTLMEQFKDYGFNNKSTSAIYLRPAVIIVQKGNPNKIESFSDLINRDDINKVVVNNQTLNTLTSGTGIWEDIAGREGKLDDIHKFRKKIIYQGQGSGDAFKYFDKTYADAWISWPEWYASHSQKIDVVNIEPSRRIYRAITITKRNDVSEETNRFYEYLISGKANKIFEKYYLIR
- a CDS encoding ribonuclease T2 family protein, producing MFNLINSFLVTFIFLFAQSSHAADPWEVSVEHAPSGRFDTNVVAMTWMPTFCHANNVSNNEICSNEFKLHGIWPYYIASNDNDKVLNYHPSHCYHSKGCSFSKDCKISTETISYLKEDPAMQRAYPNSVALWSHEWKKHGTCSGLNQKEYFAQANTYLPKISPHIIKLKNLIEENKLSPINVSRIYSLLPNNVSLRCKKIQDENYLFEVNFFFNRTGEPHNQVNTQIGDKCNGMVFLSWLTKKEY